In the Arachis ipaensis cultivar K30076 chromosome B04, Araip1.1, whole genome shotgun sequence genome, TTGATATTTGAGATTGGCTATGATCAGTGTGATAGTGTTGAGTTTATTCAATTAAAAGTTTATTTGGAAGAGGGTTGTTATTTTAAATCATTATTTTGATTCTCTGTGTTTTATgataaattctattttattttttgtgtttggAAATTATTGGAGttttttattttggtaaattTTGAGTTTTATAATTTCCTGCGTAGTTTTTTAATAGTTTGTTTCATTGTTATTAGGTTGAGACCAGAGTGCAGAGTGCAGAACTCTTGGGGGAGTTTTTTATTGTGTTATTGAGGTATTTGTGATTAAATTTTCTTTTTAGCTCAATTGTGCCATCATTTTTGAATTACTGTGCAATTGAATGATTTGGACTATTTGCTACTGATTTGATATTGTACATGTCAATACTACTGTTTGTTAATTTGCTACTGATTTGGGTTATTGCTTACCTAGCTTACTGAGCAATTTCATGTTGAATGGGTCTTCAACATCTCTATTGGTGGCTAAGTTTTGGGTGGACACTTATTAGCTGCTGGGTTCCACTATTTTGATTCTCTGTGTTTTATgataaattctattttattttttctgtttggaAATTGTTGGAgttttttattttggttaattttGAGTTTTATAATTTCCTGCGTAGTTTTTTAATAGTTTGTTTCATTGTTGTTAGGTTGAGACCAGAGTGCAGAGTGCAGAACTCTTGGGAAAGTTTTTTGTTGTGTTATTGAGGTATTTGTGACTAGATTTTCTTTTTAGCTCAATTTGTGTGTGACAATTTATGTGTTGGTTGTAAATGTGGTTGGTTTATTAGCTGTTTGTTCCTTTTAGATTAATATTAAATCATTCTCAATTTAACTTTAGACTTTATCTTTTTTCCAAGATGGTTGTTTGATCTTCTATTTTTGGTATGTATCTTAATTTGAACGGGTTTATTGTGTCTGGTTTTTGGTGTTATTGTAAGCATCAAGCTTATGTCTTCTTTGGTCTTTGGATTTTTTTAGAGTTGGGGGTTTTGTCTTGATTTTTATCTGGGTATCTGTTTCTTTTTGTGTCTGTTAGTTAGTGCCATTACGGAAAAATTTTGTTGCATCCATTTGTTTAGACGTTTATAAGTTCTTGTTTTGCTTTGGCTGATTTTCGATGTTTATATCGTGTATGACGTTGATTATGAAGATGAACATTAATTGTTACTCCTGCGGTTTGGATTTTTTACAATTGtggctttattttttttattgtttatttggTTCTTTCCGCGTTGATAATTTTTGATGGCTGGAAAAATGTGTTTTGCAAGAaattatttgaattttattttgaatttagtACTGTGTAATTGTGTTTAGTTTATCTCCTCTGAATTTTTGTCggtctattttttattatttattattttatatcagTTAAATGTTTTGTAtcctttattattttgattggtCGATTGGGAGGTTGAACATGGATAGGATAAGAAAAAACATATAAAGGTCAATGTTGTTGGCTTGCCACTATTATCACGTATAGTGTTGTTATGCTAATGTATATATTTTGATGTCTTTGTTTTCCATGTGTTCTTTGATAATTTTGGGTAGATTACTGATATTTTTGGGTAGAAAATTGATATTTACTGTTGTTGGTTACAGAGGTTGTGTATTGCTTACGTAGCTTACTGAGGAACTTCATCTCGAATGGGTCTTCAACATCTCTATTGGTTGCTAAGTATTGGGTGGACACTGATTAGCTGCTGGGTTCCGAGAAAAATAGTTTCTAGCAGCAAGTTAAGTTAAATCATTTTTTTCATATCTATTTTTAGGAAAATTGTTCAAACTTTGATACAATGAAACAATATCGTATTATTCTTAGTCACTATTCAAACACATTGTGTCTTGATGATTGTTGGAGTTTACACAttttgtttgtattttaatttcaattaatttaCATATTCGTGTTTTTTGGTGTTACTATTAGTATGAAGTTCATGCCTTTTTATGATTTTCGATTTCTGTTGTGATTGTGGTTTTTGTCTTGGTTTTCTTGTGATTGTTTTTTTTTCTCTCGACTATTTCCCGTGGTTAAAAAAAATTGTCTATGTGTCATATTGGTTGAACTTTACTTTAAATCTGCTATTGTGTAATTGTGCTAATTTTGTATATGCTCTTGATTTAAGTGAATATGTGAAGAAGTGGGTTTTCTTTTAGTGCTAATTCTATATATGTTCTTGATCTGAGTGTTAAATAAGTTCGAAGGtgcatgttattttttattttcatagtCACTGTGGTTAATTGtgtgttgattttgattttttttctaatGGTTTGAACTGTTGCTTTGTATCGCtaatagtgtgtgtgtgtgtgtgttttttttttttgttccatTTTTACGAGGTTGAGACCAACGTGCAGAACTCTTTAGGAAGTCAAAGAAGTATTACTTTATTTTTCCAAACGAACGCCTCTTTGATGCAGATGATTTTAAAGAATCCTGGGTTTTAGAGTTTTCAGGTGTTTTATTTATTGGCTGTTTGTTCTTTTTAGCTTAATATTAAGTCCGTTTATTTTTAATTGTAGATGTTATCTTTTTTTCTTGGTGGTTGTTTGATCTTCCATTTGTCGTATGTATTCTAATTTGAGAGGGTTTATTATGTGTGGTTTTTGGTGTTACTATGAGTATCAGGTTTATGTCTTTTTcgatattttgattttatttgagAGCTGCGATTTTTGTCttgattttttatttgtttgtgtGTTTCTTTTTGTGTGTGTTAGTTATGGCCGTTGGGAAGATATTGTGTTGCATCCACTTGTTTAGAGGTTTACAAGTTCTTGTTTTGAGTTGGCTGATTTTTCAATGTTTATATTGATTATATTGTTGATTATGAAGATGACCATTAATTGTTACTCCTGTGGTTTGCTTTTTTTAGGATtgtggtttttattttttttttgtgggtATTTGGTTCTTTCCGCTTGGATAGTTTTGGGTAGCTGGAAGAATGGGTCTTGCAAGGaattatttgaattttattttgaatttattactgTGTAATTGTGTTTACTTTACTTCGGAATTTTCGTCAGTTTGttttttactatttattattttatatcagTTAAATGTTTTATATCTTTTAATACTTTGATTGGTAGATTGGGAGGTTGACCAAGGATATGATAAGAAAAATTATTTGAAGGTCAATGGTGTTAGCCTACCATTGTTCATCATGTATGGTGTTTTTATGCTAATGTATATATTTTGGTGTCTTTCTTTTTGGTTGTGACTGAGTTATTTGTGGACGAACAGATTCGCTGCACTACCTGCAACCTTGCTCACCTTTTCAGAGAATCTCTCTTTTGGCTGTTATACTCTCTCTCGTGTCTGTGTCATCTGCTTTGGTCCAAATTGTTGTGGTTGTAGTGCTATCTCAAATGGTTAAGGTGATGTATTTTCCATATATTCTTTGATAATTTTGGGTAGATTACTGATATTTTTGAGTAGAAAATTGATATTTATAGTTGTTGgttatagaaattgtgtattgctTACGTGGGTTACTGAGGAACTTCATTTTGAATGGGTCCTCAAAATCTCTATTGGTGGTAAGTATTGGGTGGACATCCATTAGCTGCTGGGTTCGGAGAAAAATATTTTCTAGCACCACCTTAAGTTAAATAATTTTTCTTCGTATTTATTTTTAGGAAAATTGTTCAAACTTTGATACAATGAAAGAATCTTATGTTATTCTTGCTTACTATTCAAACACATTGTGTCTTGATGATTGTTGGAGTTTCCAGACTTTGTTTGTATTTTAGTTtcaattgattttcttatttgtGTTTTTGGTGTTATTATTAGTATGAAGTTCATGCCTTTTTTctactttaaaaattttttgattgtgatgtttttttttcttgtggttgtttttttttctttttctgttctcCACTATTTTGCGTAGTTGGAAAAAATTGACTATGTttcattttggttgaattttattGTAAATCTGCTACTGTGTAACTGTGCTAATTTTATATATGCTCTTGATTCAAATGAATATGTGAAGAATTGAGTTTTCTTTTAGTTCCAATTTTATGTGTTCTTGATTTGAGTGGTATACAATTTCGAATGTTCATGTTACTTTTTTTTCCACAATCAGTATGATTAATTGTATGttgattttagttttttttttctaattatttgaaCTGTTGCTTTGTATTACTAATactatgttttttttcttttttttttgtttcttgtggTTAGTGGGTCTAATATTACTCTTTGGTCTAATACATGAATGAAAAGTTTATTTAGTTACTTTAAGATCAGAGGATTTTTCTTGTCTCTTTGTATATTTTGtataattctttattttcttctttttgataTGCTCATGTGATTATGGTTTACTGCTTTATGAGATTTGGTTTGTTTATAATGTCTTCCAATTTTTTCAAGAAAATGATTTTCCCAAAGTATAACAGTATACTTATTTTGTTTTgtctgttttatttttttttattttatttttcatgctaAGTGAtgtctttgtttattttttataagtgatctctcttctttttgttttctaactCTTATATatgtaaatttatattttaaataattctaGAATCTAATTCTTAGGTTCAGTTGAGTGTGCTGTTTGGTATGCAATAACTCTATATACCTATATTGACTTGTGTACTCTTGTTATATGGATTTGGTAGAAGTTAATAGTCTATATGTGGGAGGTCTATTATGAGGTAAAAGGATTCAGTTTGCTATGGGTGGGCTGTAGGGTAATTTATCACTGTATATTAGTATGAGAtttgttgaaatgtctcttttTTCAATTGAGGTAGGACTAAATGGTGACTCAATATGTTTTCTCTCtcaatatgaatttaatttaatatttttattatttatttaatttattctacTTATTGTTTTTGCACATTGTTTGCTTTGGAGGAATATGAGGTAGAAGAAAGTGTAACAAGACAGAATGGGTGgaaaataaaatttcttattgtttggtttaggggaggaaataaaaaaaaggaaaacaaaatgaGTTGGAGTCCATGTAACTCTTTTATCTTCATTCATTCATGACTTGAAAATAGGTAAAAAATGTCACAACAATATCAAGATGAGAACTTTGTGCTTTATTTGACAGAGctgttaaaatttttaagtttattctatttgaaattttaaaatacatCTCTCTTGTTATTTAATTTTAAGAAATACTTTGTTAGATAAAATATTAGTTAAAAAATGGAGTAACTTATTTATTTTAGGTTTTTCTCACCCTACATAATTCACGTGTGTTGACTGCTTTCTATAGGTTTTGGTTGTTTGTTGTGATGGTTGATGTGATGACTGACGTGATTGAGATGGCAGTTGTTATTTCCAAGTATAATTTGCTTTTTATGTGTTATTACTAGGTGCTATATATGTCAAGTCAATTTTTTTGGTGTAGGAAGTTGGGGGCAACTTGTGACTTTTCATTCTTTTGTGTTCTTTTAGATTTATCACTCTATATTAGTATTAAATTTGTTGAATCGTCGCTTTTTTCAATTGAGGTAGGACTAAATGGTGATTCAATGTGTTTTCTCTCtcaatatgaatttaatttaatatagttattatttttttaatttattctactCATTGTTTATGCACATTGTTTGTTTTGGAGGAATATGAGGTAGAAAAAAGTGTAACAAGACAGAATGAGTGGAAAACAAAATTTCTTACTGTATGGTTTagtggagaaaataaaaaaaaatgaaaaaaattgagtTGGAGTCCATGTAACTCTGTTCTCTTCATTCATTCATGACTTGAAAATTAGTGGAGAATGTCACAATAATATCAAAATGAGAACTTTGTGCTTTATTTGATAGAGctgttaaaatttttaagtttattctatttgaaattttaaaatacctctctcttgttatttaattttaagaaatactttttgttaaataaaatattagttaaaAAATGGGATAACTTATTTATGTTAGGTTTTTCTCACCCTACATCATGGATCATGTGTTGATTGCTTTTCATATGTCTTGGTTGTTTGTTGTGATGGTTGATGTGATGACTGACGTGATTGAGAGGGCAGTTGTTATTTCCAAGTAAAATTTGTTTTTTATGTGTTATTACTAGGTGCTATATATGTCAAATCAACTTTTTTGGTCTAAGAAGTTGGGGGCAGATTGTGATTTTCTcttgttttggatttttttagatTCTATGTATAGATTGCATCTATCTAATCACTAAGCCAATGAACTATAATTTACTtgatatattaatattaaattaatataatatatatatatagatatactgTTACTATCTATACTAGAACTACATTATCTAAGAAATTATATTGGATTTGATTTATAAGTTAACAATGATATTCTAACTATTTTCTATTGATTGTTATATATTTAGGTTGAATGTTTAATTGATTTATTTGAGAATATTTTAATGTTCTTTTGATATTGCTGCTCTTTTTATTTCCATTCTATTTGTGATTGATTACTCTAATTGATTTGTTGATTGATATATttatgttttgtttattttttttttaattttttctttccaTGCATCTGAAATTCTGGGATTTAGTCAGGTGAGATATGCTAATAGATGTCTTTTCCTATTTAGTTTGTTCCCAATGACTACATTGTAGGTGTTTTTGGGTGTGCCTCATATGCATATGCACATATGTTCAAATAGATTAGATGTTAGTGGGTTTTAGGGTATACTATTCTATTACTTTATAATTATTATGATTCAATGAGATTTGTTGGAATGTGTCCTTTCTTATTTAATTGTTGCGCAGGGAGGATAGCATAAGTGTTCTTGATTGTGGTAGCTGGATATGTGTGTGATAGGTAATAGATGATGTATGCTATGTGATACATGTTTTCCCACCCTTTCTTTGAggtattcaaatttaaattcaaatattttggTAATTTGTTAGCTTGTCTATAAAAAAGACTCCTTGGTTATATAGTTCAATGCACCTCATTCCTTCTCTGAAATCCCTTGTTTTTGGTTTctatttatctttttagttttctCTATTTTGTTTGGTGGTTGAGCCAATGCCTCCTCCATTTGATTCTATCTCTAAGATCCACCCTCCAAGGGAGGCATGGAGACTCAAAGTTAGGGTACTAAGAACTTGGATTGTTCCTTCTTTTGGAAATCATGATGTTGCAAATTCAATGAAAATTGTTCTTGTTGATGGAGATGTGAGTGGCTGTTCAATGTTGGTCTTAGGTTGATTTTATCTACGGTTTTCTTTCATCTTTTGTTGTTTTCGTTGTaactgttttttgttttttaaatttgttgttgtTTTCTTGTGCAGTCTAATAAAATACAAGCAACTGTTAAGAAGCAGCTCATAAATAGGTTTAAAGAGAGTATTATTGAGGGTCAAACATACCGAATGTCATATTTTAGTGTTGTTCCAAACCAAGGCAATTATAGAGCAGCAGAACATGAGTTTAAGTTGGTTTTTCTTAACCGTACAACTATTATTCCTGTACCTGTCGATGATATCCCAAAGACATGTTTCAGTTTCTGTCCGTTTGATGAGCTCTTGAAAATGACGGAAGATTATGTTTACTTAGTTGGTAGGTGATTTTAAATCTTCTTTATGcccttcatttttttttgtttcagttTATTGCCTTTTTTCTTAGCTGATTTTTTATGGGAGTGTGCACTTTTGAACTGTGATTTTATTGATGTTTATTTTTTTGGATACATGTTATTGGTTTGCTAACTTCTGTTGGTGAAGAGAAAGAGTATGTGAAAGATGCAAAAGTGATGAAGATGATCATTCTTGAGTTATCTTCAAAagagttatttttttttctgcctgATGTTGATTGTATTTTGTATTGATTAACTATTATTTATGTTAAGCACTGGTCTTTTAGTTtttattggtgttttatgttgaaTTGTTAATGGATCtaagttttttaataaatattttttttcaggTTGACAATACGCTGTGCTTTGTTTGGGGAGTACGTGGATGAAGTGCATCATTTCTTATGTTCTAGCTATATGGAGCAACCAGTTGTTGTGATCTAACTTGCCAAAGTTAAATTCTTTAGGGGTAGTCAATATTATAATGTTTAGGCTTTCCAATTTCTTCTGAAATTTCTTTGCTTTATGTTTAGTTTCCTATTTTTaactacttatttatttatttatttctttatttatttatctattatttatttagCTGGGTGTTTTGTAGGACAAGTTGATCTTCAAAATGTTATGCATGCTACTCGGCTGTTCTTTAATCCAGATTTGTCTGAAGTAGTTGATTTCAAAAACAGGTTATTGGATAGTATCTTATTAGATGAATTGTTTAGTTGATTGATGTTTTTGTTTATAGTTTTAACTTGGTTAATGTAATTTCAGTTTATTCTCTTTATTTGTGTTTTAAGTTTTGTTGATactgtttcttttttttaaattgatttttccttttttcctttAATTCTTCTATGATGATTAGTATGATTGGCCAAGGTATCAATGGAACATAGCCATTGTTTATTGCTAATGAGGGCAAGGGTGTTTCATTGAAAGATGATTTTATGCGACTTACTAGAAGATGCACTATTGACGAACTTCATGATAACAACGAGGTTTATTGGGTTTTTTCCATGTCTTTGGTCAATTTTGACTTAGATGTCCTTTCATGAAAAATTTATACGAAGTTTATGTTTTCCATTCatatctcaatatttattttttatattatccttTTGTGATTTTTGGTTTTGTGAGATCTATTGTGGATGAGGGACCTTGGTGGTATTCAGCTTGTGTTTGTGGGAAGTCAATTCAGCCTCAAGATGGTGCATATTATTGTGATTTTTGTCAGCACTATGTTACCAATGTGACTCCTAGGTACGTTGTGTTTATTCCTTTATGTgtaatattcttttcttttttctttctttttcctgcTGTTGTTTATTCTCCTTGTTTCATTTTCCTAATTAcagttttttttgttgttttttgtttttgttttattaaattttttattgggtaATTCTTTGATGGTCAGATATAGGATCAAAATAGCTGTTGAGGATGATAATGGAAAAATCATGTGCTGATCTGTTGTTGAGTTTAATAGTGACTGAGATCTGTTTCTGCCATGTATAATTGTTTGTTGAGTGTGTTTGAGTGTGTATTTCGTCCTTGATTCTTCTAAGAACCATGTTTTTCAAATTATTTCATAGGTTGTTTGTGGAGATAGTTATCCTGTGATGTTCCAGCAATTGTTGGGGAAAAAATTGCTCCTTAAGATAGATACCAAGAGTGTTGGTGCAGACAAGTATTTTGGAACTTTCCGTGTGAGAAGAGTTTGTGATGATGCTGCTATTATTTCCATGTTTTAGTTGCCTAACTATGATGCGGATGATGAGCGTACTCCATTGAAGGTTGCATCTACAAACtcgtgttttttattttctttagtattttttattgtttcttattgtttttttccaattgattttcttttatttatttattcttttttttaataaattgtgTTTAGGATGGTAAGTTGGGAAAGATCCCTTCAAGTGAGGATGAACATATTGTTGACAAGAGAGAGCCCTGTGAGGTGCTGGATGAGGGTATCATTGCTGATGGAAATTGTTCAAATATGAAGACAAACTGCTGGCCTTTGATTGATTTTCTTGGTGAAAAGGGTGCTGAAGTTCCTGGATTGGATGATATAAGTACTGAAATTGATATTGTAAAAGAGGCAGGGAAAAATGTTGATGATGGTGTACTTGTTGATAGGGAGTGCAGTCTGGAAATTGAGGGCTTTTTGAATTCTCCTCCCGTGAAAACTACGGTAATTTGTTTATTGGAATTGAATTAAATAAGAATGTGTTGCTTGGTTAAATTACCTATTCTTTTCCATGAATTATGgagaataattaatttaatttggcTGGAAAACTAACATGATTTGTCAATCtatatggttttgtgttctctgcTGTTTACATTTATTCAGCCATTCTATTCTTTTGCATTGTAGGGTGTACTTTCTGCTGTTCTTGATGGATCCCCTGTTCATGTGATCAAGAAAGAGACTGCTTCCAATCCTCCCAGGGGTAGAAAAGTTAAGAGAAATCTGAAAAAATCTTTTGATGATGTTGCCGGTGAGGAACTTGGCCCAACTTCCAAGGTTCTCAAGAACCATGATGTTTGAGATGTTAATAGAGCTGCCGGTGTTGTTGTAAAATAGTTTATTAATCTAAGAAGTAGTTAACTTATATGCACTGAATCCAATGTTTCAATCAGATGTGAAGATGCTGTCTGTGTCCCATCCATTTTTTTGAGCTGTGTCCAAAGACTAGCATGGTTTCGTAGTATCGTTTTGTTTTTTTGTACTTTGCTAGGGATTGTACACAGTGTCCTATGTAAATGATGTGATATGGGCAGGTTTTGGATTCTAGGTTATTTTAAAATTTGCACCTATGcagtttatttatatatatgtatgtactttCTAGGTACAACACTAAATGAAATCCAGCAGCATTTGTATTTATTAGTATATATTAGCATATATTGTATACTTTTAATTTCGTTAAACGTTTTTTTGTAGTTGTTCACAGTATCCTACCAAGATAGTTTTCTTTTCNNNNNNNNNNNNNNNNNNNNNNNNNNNNNNNNNNNNNNNNNNNNNNNNNNNNNNNNNNNNNNNCAAGATAAACGTGTACCATTACTGCCACTGTCAAACAAGGAATTGTGAGTTATATGTTATTCTTTTAGATAGCTATGTACTAGGTATAATGTGTTGTTAGCTATAGCTGAGATGCTATGGATTGTGACTCACCTTTTTCTATATGTTTTTGTTAGATTAGGATCACATTAATATTAGACATTTAGGTTTTAGATTGTTCCTCTCATTCCTATTGTAGCTTTAATTTAtagatatgtatatatgtgtgtgtttatatatatgtgtatagttTTGTTTGTTGAAGTGATTTGTTAgtatcctttcatacaaaaaaatgACTCAAGTGCCATCTTGAAGATTCCTTAATCCATGGTGGTGTATTTATCTTCTATTATTTTTTGTGGGAGAAGTCAAGTTTAAATGTCTCAGTTATATGCTTCTGCAAGATTATATATAaaagaatttttaaaaagaaaacgaAGTCAAAGATCTCAACACTCACATGCTTCGGGTAAATTTTTTGACATATTTCTCAACTAAATGTTAGATATGGTGTATATTTTGGTGTGCTCATTGTTGTTTGTGATATTTTGTAGGAAATATTGTTGGCGCATTACGTAGCATTACGTCCACAAATATTAtaggttctttttcttttttagctAATGGTTAAATATTGTAGATTTTCATTCCTTTTCACCTATTATATTTGTTGTTGTTACtatgaatttttttatatatgggctttcttttttagttttcttgttttttataattttttttactattatcttgtttctttgtttatttgaatgttcttttgatttattttaaatattggaCGATGTAGGTGTTGATCGAGATGCTAGCGGTCTAACACAAAATTTATTAGCTTCATGTATTATTGTATGTTTGagttctattttaattatgtataaCATAGTCTTATATTTCGTGTATTTATGTACGTTTTATAAGATTTAATTTcataccaacaacaacaacaacaacaacaacaacaataataataataataataacaacaacaacagtagTAGTCGTGGTGATTGTAGTGATGTTTAATTTAATATATCTTGAATAttagtttcttttatttttttttttgtttagtatCCTatggttaattttatttttatcttctggggagttcttttttattttgtattgtaAATGATATGTGTGtaatatgtgtttaaaatatcaaatattaATTATTCTTACTCCATGATCATTTTTTCCCCAAAAAAACAGATGAATCAGTTATATATGATCCTTCCATAAATTCGTGTAATCCATTTGGTTCTCTGATTGATCATCCTCTTTTCTTGCAAAGTGAGCTCcaaggtattttttttttataaattttggtTTTGTTCAATGATAATATTTCTTTTTATCGTTCGATTTAATTTGTATGCAttaattcatttaatttattGATACTAATTTTTCTCGCATATTTATTATTATCTGTTTGATTTTTTCGATTATAAATGTGAAGGTGTGATGCATATTaaatgcatttatttatatataaatataaatttataaatNNNNNNNNNNNNNNNNNNNNNNNNNNNNNNNNNNNNNNNNNNNNNNNNNNNNNNNNNNNNNNNNNNNNNNNNNNNNNNNNNNNNNNNNNNNNNNNNNNNNNNNNNNNNNNNNNNNNNNNNNNNNNNNNNNNNNNNNNNNNNNNNNNNNNNNNNNNNNNNNNNNNNNNNNNNNNNNNNNNNNNNNNNNNNNNNNNNNNNNNNNNNNNNNNNNNNNNNNNNNNNNNNNNNNNNNNNNNNNNNNNNNNNNNNNNNNNNNNNNNNNNNNNNNNNNNNNNNNNNNNNNNNNNNNNNNNNNNNNNNNNNNNNNNNNNNNNNNNNNNNNNNNNNNNNNNNNNNNNNNNNNNNNNNNNNNNNNNNNNNNNNNNNNNNNNNNNNNNNNNNNNNNNNNNNNNNNNNNNNNNNNNNNNNNNNNNNNNNNNNNNNNNNNNNNNNNNNNNNNNNNNNNNNNNNNNNNNNNNNNNNNNNNNNNNNNNNNNNNNNNNNNNNNNNNNNNNNNNNNNNNNNNNNNNNNNNNNNNNNNNNNNNNNNNNNNNNNNNNNNNNNNNNNNNNNNNNNNNNNNNNNNNNNNNNNNNNNNNNNNNNNNNNNNNNNNNNNNNNNNNNNNNNNNNNNNNNNNNNNNNNNNNNNNNNNNNNNNNNNNNNNNNNNNNNNNNNNNNNNNNNNNNNNNNNNNNNNNNNNNNNNNNNNNNNNNNNNNNNNNNNNNNNNNNNNNNNNNNNNNNNNNNNNNNNNNNNNNNNNNNNNNNNNNNNNNNNNNNNNNNNNNNNNNNNNNNNNNNNNNNNNNNNNNNNNNNNNNNNNNNNNNNNNNNNNNNNNNNNNNNNNNNNNNNNNNNNNNNNNNNNNNNNNNNNNNNNNNNNNNNNNNNNNNNNNNNNNNNNNNNNNNNNNNNNNNNNNNNNNNNNNNNNNNNNNNNNNNNNNNNNNNNNNNNNNNNNNNNNNNNNNNNNNNNNNNNNNNNNNNNNNNNNNNNNNNNNNNNNNNNNNNNNNNNNNNNNNNNNNNNNNNNNNNNNNNNNNNNNNNNNNNNNNNNNNNNNNNNNNNNNNNNNNNNNNNNNNNNNNNNNNNNNNNNNNNNNNNNNNNNNNNNNNNNNNNNNNNNNNNNNNNNNNNNNNNNNNNNNNNNNNNNNNNNNNNNNNNNNNNNNNNNNNNNNNNNNNNNNNNNNNNNNNNNNNNNNNNNNNNNNNNNNNNNNNNNNNNNNNNNNNNNNNNNNNNNNNNNNNNNNNNNNNNNNNNNNNNNNNNNNNNNNNNNNNNNNNNNNNNNNNNNNNNNNNNNNNNNNNNNNNNNNNNNNNNNNNNNNNNNNNNNNNNNNNNNNNNNNNNNNNNNNNNNNNNNNNNNNNNNNNNNNNNNNNNNNNNNNNNNN is a window encoding:
- the LOC107639328 gene encoding uncharacterized protein LOC107639328 isoform X2, encoding MRDSAAVNGSRSARWFWSFFRSHRNYMSHKRLRPECRVQNSWEVFCCVIEVETRVQSAELLGEFFIVLLRFAALPATLLTFSENLSFGCYTLSRVCVICFGPNCCGCSAISNG
- the LOC107639328 gene encoding uncharacterized protein LOC107639328 isoform X3; the protein is MRDSAAVNGSRSARWFWSFFRSHRNYMSHKRLRPECRVQNSWEVFCCVIEVETRVQSAELLGEFFIVLLRLTIRCALFGEYVDEVHHFLCSSYMEQPVVVI
- the LOC107639328 gene encoding uncharacterized protein LOC107639328 isoform X1, whose product is MRDSAAVNGSRSARWFWSFFRSHRNYMSHKRLRPECRVQNSWEVFCCVIESNKIQATVKKQLINRFKESIIEGQTYRMSYFSVVPNQGNYRAAEHEFKLVFLNRTTIIPVPVDDIPKTCFSFCPFDELLKMTEDYVYLVG
- the LOC107639327 gene encoding uncharacterized protein LOC107639327, with the translated sequence MKTNCWPLIDFLGEKGAEVPGLDDISTEIDIVKEAGKNVDDGVLVDRECSLEIEGFLNSPPVKTTGVLSAVLDGSPVHVIKKETASNPPRGRKVKRNLKKSFDDVAGEELGPTSKVLKNHDV